In the Gemmatimonadota bacterium genome, one interval contains:
- a CDS encoding S8 family peptidase: MKGVVQVAVPLLVLAACVDAPSPVALPNDAALAATEDAPLMAVSAAAGTPIPGEYIVVMKPSAAMRTTSAAQAVGVAAGRVRRTYRAALDGFTASLSEGEAAALARHPNVALVERDQVMTISTTQSGATWGLDRIDQRNLPLSTTYSYTSTGAGVRAYIIDTGIHASHTQFTGRVGTGTDKVDNDNNPADCNGHGTHVAGTVGGTTYGVAKGVTLIGVRVLNCSGSGTTSGVIAGVDWVTANHVKPAVANMSLGGGASTALDNAVANSIAAGVTYAIAAGNSNARACNASPARVPSAITVGATTSTDARASYSNWGSCLDLFAPGSSITSAWYTSNTATNTISGTSMATPHVAGVAALYLQGNPSATPATVRNALVANATSGKVTNPRSGSPNLLLFSNY, from the coding sequence ATGAAAGGAGTCGTTCAAGTCGCTGTTCCCCTGTTGGTGTTGGCGGCATGCGTGGATGCCCCGAGCCCGGTGGCCCTCCCTAACGATGCCGCGCTTGCGGCGACCGAGGACGCGCCCTTGATGGCGGTGTCGGCCGCTGCCGGGACGCCGATTCCCGGGGAGTACATCGTGGTCATGAAGCCGAGTGCGGCGATGCGCACGACCTCGGCGGCGCAAGCCGTCGGGGTTGCAGCTGGCCGAGTCCGCCGGACGTATCGCGCGGCGCTCGACGGCTTCACGGCGTCGCTCTCCGAGGGCGAGGCGGCGGCGCTGGCACGCCACCCGAACGTGGCGCTGGTCGAGCGTGACCAGGTCATGACGATCTCGACGACGCAGAGCGGTGCCACCTGGGGGCTGGATCGCATCGACCAACGCAATCTCCCGCTGTCGACCACGTATTCGTACACCAGCACGGGGGCCGGCGTCCGCGCCTACATCATCGACACCGGCATCCACGCGTCGCACACCCAGTTCACGGGCCGGGTGGGAACGGGGACCGACAAGGTGGACAACGACAACAATCCGGCAGATTGCAACGGGCACGGCACGCACGTCGCCGGTACGGTCGGTGGTACGACGTACGGCGTGGCCAAGGGCGTGACGCTCATCGGCGTGCGCGTCCTCAACTGCTCGGGAAGCGGGACCACGTCCGGCGTGATCGCTGGCGTCGACTGGGTCACGGCCAACCACGTGAAGCCGGCGGTCGCCAACATGAGCCTTGGCGGTGGCGCATCGACGGCGCTCGACAACGCGGTCGCCAACTCCATCGCCGCTGGCGTGACCTACGCGATTGCAGCCGGCAACTCCAACGCGCGTGCGTGCAACGCCTCGCCGGCCCGCGTACCGAGCGCGATCACCGTGGGCGCGACGACGTCCACCGATGCCCGCGCGTCGTACTCGAACTGGGGGAGCTGCCTCGACCTCTTCGCTCCGGGGTCGAGCATCACGTCGGCCTGGTACACCAGCAACACCGCCACCAATACCATCAGCGGCACCTCGATGGCCACGCCGCACGTGGCAGGGGTCGCGGCGCTCTACCTGCAGGGCAACCCGTCGGCCACGCCTGCGACGGTGCGTAACGCCCTCGTGGCCAACGCGACATCGGGCAAGGTGACCAACCCGCGCAGCGGCTCGCCGAACCTGCTGCTGTTCTCCAACTACTAG
- a CDS encoding FAD-binding oxidoreductase: MSHRPGLLSATDEVGAVDTAPDCVRLAPDDGAIADYLHDESKLASHGAGSLAVPQTLSELRQVLRWHAQAHHAVAVSGARTGVAGGAVPDPGAHVVSLDALRGVIAVHADREPPTAEVLAGTSLRELNEYLAVHHPGLVFPVDPTESSASIGGMVATNAGGARTYRFGAMRDWVTRLTVELPSGRTLDVSRDDHAGPDGALTLVDGDDSRVLTIPPILKPATKNAAGYGFTAERAPLDLWIGAEGTLGVVSEVELRLQRQHEERLGYLQFFADAETAFAFVTRLRADRSLKTTAIEFLDARSHALAKESGKPAVDRVLQFASESSCSVFAEIGYETEEELAEIADRLSLYVADVHGDSERALAGANEGELKDIRAFRHAVPERINAIIAQRREHHPGLHKIATDMAVPDESLGWVFDRYQEVLGAAGLDFAVFGHVGNNHFHVNILPRDEEELARAKTCYAVLAREIVARGGCVAAEHGIGRIKKSFLSVQYPPEVMASMRGVKRWVDPEWRLNPGILIDPS, translated from the coding sequence GTGTCGCATCGCCCCGGTCTGCTCTCGGCCACGGACGAAGTCGGCGCGGTCGACACCGCGCCCGACTGTGTACGCCTTGCGCCTGACGACGGCGCCATCGCCGACTACCTCCACGACGAGTCGAAGCTCGCCTCGCACGGCGCCGGCTCATTGGCGGTGCCTCAGACGCTGTCGGAGTTGCGACAGGTGCTGCGCTGGCACGCTCAGGCGCATCACGCGGTCGCGGTTTCGGGGGCGCGCACCGGGGTGGCGGGGGGGGCGGTGCCCGATCCCGGGGCACATGTGGTCTCGCTCGACGCGCTGCGTGGCGTGATCGCGGTGCATGCCGACCGCGAGCCACCGACCGCGGAGGTCCTGGCTGGCACGTCGTTGCGCGAGTTGAACGAGTACCTGGCGGTCCACCACCCCGGCCTCGTATTCCCCGTCGACCCAACCGAGAGCTCCGCGTCGATCGGCGGGATGGTGGCGACCAACGCCGGCGGGGCGCGCACCTACCGGTTCGGCGCCATGCGCGACTGGGTGACGCGGCTGACGGTCGAGCTGCCGAGCGGTCGCACGCTCGACGTGTCCCGCGACGATCATGCAGGCCCCGACGGTGCGCTCACGTTGGTCGATGGCGACGACTCGCGGGTCCTGACGATCCCGCCGATTCTCAAGCCGGCGACGAAGAACGCCGCCGGCTACGGCTTCACCGCCGAGCGGGCGCCCCTCGACCTCTGGATCGGGGCCGAAGGGACGCTGGGCGTCGTGTCGGAGGTCGAGCTTCGCCTTCAGCGCCAGCACGAAGAGCGACTGGGTTACCTCCAGTTCTTTGCCGACGCGGAGACGGCATTCGCCTTCGTCACCCGACTTCGCGCCGATCGGTCGCTCAAGACGACGGCGATCGAGTTCCTCGACGCGCGGTCGCACGCCCTGGCGAAGGAGAGCGGCAAACCGGCGGTCGACCGGGTTCTGCAGTTCGCCAGCGAGTCGTCGTGTTCGGTCTTCGCGGAGATCGGGTACGAGACCGAGGAAGAGCTCGCGGAAATAGCAGATCGGCTATCACTGTACGTCGCCGACGTGCACGGTGACTCAGAAAGGGCGCTGGCTGGGGCAAACGAGGGGGAACTCAAGGACATTCGCGCTTTCAGGCACGCGGTTCCTGAGCGCATAAATGCTATCATCGCGCAGCGGCGGGAGCACCACCCCGGGTTGCACAAGATCGCCACCGACATGGCGGTCCCCGACGAGTCGCTCGGCTGGGTCTTCGACCGATACCAGGAAGTGCTGGGCGCGGCGGGGCTCGACTTTGCCGTTTTCGGGCACGTGGGAAACAACCACTTCCACGTCAACATCCTCCCGCGCGACGAGGAGGAGCTGGCCCGGGCCAAGACGTGTTACGCCGTCCTCGCCCGCGAGATCGTCGCGCGTGGCGGCTGTGTGGCCGCCGAGCACGGGATCGGACGGATCAAGAAGTCCTTTCTCTCCGTGCAGTACCCCCCCGAGGTGATGGCGTCGATGCGTGGCGTGAAGCGCTGGGTCGACCCCGAGTGGCGCCTGAACCCGGGAATCCTGATCGACCCGTCCTAG
- a CDS encoding GNAT family N-acetyltransferase, producing the protein MRPIAPAREYDVPVLADLNNRFAPDGLTLPRSESFVEAHLDDYRVIRDDDGHVVGCVCIDEYSPSLVELVSLAVDPSQQGKGLGAQLVKAAVTLAAKRGYPEIFAVSFSDSLFQRCGFHFQDIEKYPEKKRRYDRVSADEWTIGHKHCFALALPVEHV; encoded by the coding sequence ATGCGTCCCATTGCCCCTGCTCGCGAGTACGACGTCCCCGTCCTCGCCGACCTGAACAACCGCTTCGCCCCCGACGGGCTCACGCTCCCGCGTTCCGAGTCGTTCGTCGAGGCCCATCTGGACGACTATCGCGTCATCCGCGACGACGACGGCCACGTAGTCGGGTGCGTCTGCATCGACGAGTACTCGCCCTCCTTGGTCGAGCTGGTCTCGCTCGCGGTCGATCCGTCGCAGCAGGGGAAGGGGCTCGGCGCGCAGCTCGTGAAGGCGGCGGTGACGCTGGCCGCCAAGCGCGGCTACCCGGAGATCTTCGCCGTCTCGTTCAGCGACTCGCTCTTCCAGCGCTGCGGCTTCCACTTCCAGGACATCGAGAAGTACCCGGAGAAGAAGCGGCGATACGACCGGGTATCGGCGGACGAGTGGACGATCGGCCACAAGCACTGCTTCGCCCTCGCGCTCCCCGTGGAGCACGTGTAG
- a CDS encoding acetyl-CoA hydrolase/transferase family protein has product MPPVDWKSRGVSAADAVSLITSGMRVFCHGAAATPTPLLAALAQRADLEEVRLYHMHTEGDAPWTKPGIAERIRSVALFCGPALREPVADGRADFVPVFLSDIPSLFTNGIVPLDVAIVQLSPPDNHGYCSLGTSVDCARAAVDSARFVIAEINERMPRTLGNTAIPFERIDAFMCSDRFLPGHAPGQESEVEGRIGEIVAGLVEHRATLQMGIGAIPDAVLARLHDKKDLGIHTEMFSDRIVDLVEAGAVTNRFKQVHPGRIVTSFVNGSQRLYDFVNDNPLVEFHPCDRTNDTALISRNPKVTAINSAIQVDITGQVCADSIGPRIYSGIGGQMDFVRGAARSRGGKPIIALPSTAARGKISRIVVELDAGAGVVTTRGHVHWVVTEYGAVNLHALSLRERADALISIAHPDFRAELRRDAAKLRG; this is encoded by the coding sequence ATGCCTCCTGTCGATTGGAAGTCCCGCGGCGTGTCCGCGGCCGATGCCGTTTCGCTCATCACCAGCGGCATGCGCGTCTTCTGCCACGGCGCAGCCGCCACCCCCACCCCGCTGCTCGCCGCGCTCGCCCAGCGCGCCGATCTCGAGGAGGTGCGCCTCTATCACATGCACACCGAGGGCGACGCCCCCTGGACCAAGCCGGGGATCGCCGAGCGCATTCGGTCGGTGGCCCTCTTCTGCGGCCCCGCGCTCCGCGAACCGGTGGCCGACGGGCGCGCCGACTTCGTCCCCGTCTTCCTCAGCGATATCCCGTCGCTCTTCACCAACGGCATCGTGCCGCTCGACGTGGCCATCGTGCAGCTGTCGCCGCCGGACAATCATGGCTACTGCTCGTTAGGCACCTCGGTGGACTGCGCGCGGGCCGCCGTCGACTCGGCGCGCTTCGTGATCGCCGAGATCAACGAGCGGATGCCGCGCACCCTCGGCAACACCGCCATCCCGTTCGAGCGCATCGATGCCTTCATGTGCTCCGATCGCTTCCTCCCTGGGCATGCGCCGGGCCAGGAGAGCGAGGTCGAGGGACGCATCGGCGAGATCGTCGCGGGGCTCGTCGAGCACCGCGCCACCCTGCAGATGGGGATCGGGGCGATCCCCGACGCCGTCCTCGCCCGACTGCACGACAAGAAGGACCTCGGCATCCACACCGAGATGTTCTCGGACCGCATCGTCGACCTCGTCGAAGCCGGCGCGGTGACCAACCGCTTCAAGCAGGTGCACCCGGGGCGCATCGTGACGTCGTTCGTCAACGGGAGCCAGCGGCTCTACGACTTCGTGAACGACAACCCGCTGGTCGAGTTCCACCCCTGCGACCGCACCAACGACACGGCGCTCATCTCGCGTAACCCCAAGGTCACGGCGATCAACTCGGCCATCCAGGTCGATATCACCGGTCAGGTCTGCGCCGACTCCATCGGACCGCGCATCTATTCGGGGATCGGCGGACAGATGGACTTCGTCCGCGGTGCGGCCCGCTCGCGCGGCGGGAAGCCGATCATCGCACTCCCCTCGACGGCCGCACGCGGCAAGATCTCACGTATCGTCGTCGAACTGGACGCCGGGGCCGGTGTCGTCACGACGCGCGGCCACGTGCATTGGGTCGTGACCGAGTACGGCGCCGTCAACCTGCACGCCCTGTCGCTGCGCGAGCGCGCCGACGCCCTGATCTCGATCGCACACCCGGACTTCCGGGCCGAACTGCGGCGCGACGCCGCCAAGCTCCGGGGCTGA
- the serA gene encoding phosphoglycerate dehydrogenase, with the protein MSSPTSFPRERIRITLLENIHPAARETLVDAGYSVEVIPRALDGDELNAVVAASHVLGVRSRTKLRAAQLEHANKLLAIGCFSVGTDQVAINEAAHAGVPVFNAPHASTRSVAELTIGNIIALARRIGDKNNKLHRGEWDKSLSGAHEVRGRSLGIVGYGHIGQQVGLLAEAFGMRVVFHDIQKKLPLGLCRPVNTLDALLEQSDFLSLHVPDTPRTRGMIGAAQLDRLKPGSYVINLSRGSVVDVESLRAALRSGHLAGAALDVFPTEPAPTNADFDVGFDALPNVILTPHVGGNTEEAQRDIGIEVANSFIGFIDRGSTEGAVNFPHVNLPAIPETHRILNIHRNVPGALAEVNRIVSEVGANIEAQQLATTRDIGYLVMDVNRELSDEVNARIAQLPMSVRTRILY; encoded by the coding sequence ATGTCGAGCCCAACGTCGTTCCCGCGCGAGCGCATCCGCATCACCCTTCTCGAAAACATCCATCCCGCGGCACGCGAGACGCTCGTGGACGCGGGATACAGCGTGGAGGTCATTCCGCGCGCGCTGGACGGCGACGAGCTGAACGCCGTGGTCGCGGCGTCGCACGTGCTGGGGGTGCGATCCCGGACGAAGCTGCGGGCGGCGCAACTCGAACACGCGAACAAGCTGCTGGCGATCGGGTGCTTCTCCGTGGGGACCGACCAGGTGGCGATCAACGAGGCCGCGCACGCCGGCGTGCCGGTGTTCAACGCGCCGCACGCATCGACGCGCAGCGTGGCCGAGCTGACCATCGGGAACATCATCGCGCTGGCCCGTCGCATCGGTGACAAGAACAACAAGCTGCATCGCGGGGAGTGGGACAAGAGCCTGAGCGGGGCCCACGAGGTGCGCGGGCGCTCGTTGGGAATCGTCGGGTATGGGCACATCGGGCAGCAGGTCGGGCTCCTGGCCGAGGCCTTCGGGATGCGTGTGGTCTTCCACGACATCCAGAAGAAGCTCCCGCTGGGCCTCTGTCGCCCCGTGAACACGCTGGACGCCCTGCTCGAGCAGTCGGATTTCCTCTCGTTGCACGTGCCGGACACGCCGCGTACGCGCGGCATGATCGGCGCGGCTCAGCTCGACCGGCTAAAGCCCGGGAGCTACGTGATCAACCTGTCGCGCGGGAGCGTGGTCGACGTGGAGTCGCTGCGTGCCGCGCTGAGGAGCGGGCACCTCGCGGGGGCGGCGCTCGACGTCTTTCCGACCGAGCCGGCGCCGACGAACGCCGACTTCGACGTCGGCTTCGATGCGCTCCCGAACGTGATCCTCACGCCGCACGTGGGTGGCAACACCGAGGAGGCGCAACGCGACATCGGCATCGAGGTGGCCAATTCGTTCATCGGCTTCATCGATCGCGGGTCGACAGAAGGGGCGGTGAACTTCCCGCACGTGAACCTCCCGGCGATCCCCGAGACGCATCGCATCCTCAACATCCACCGCAACGTTCCCGGCGCGCTGGCCGAGGTGAACCGGATCGTCTCCGAGGTCGGGGCCAACATCGAGGCGCAGCAGCTCGCGACGACGCGCGACATCGGCTACCTCGTGATGGACGTGAACCGGGAGCTGTCGGACGAGGTCAACGCACGGATCGCCCAGCTGCCGATGAGCGTGCGGACACGCATCCTGTACTGA
- a CDS encoding amidohydrolase, whose protein sequence is MHSRFTRALVGVVGAAVMAAWSAPLVAQDADPAPKRAEGEGPFDKLIIRGATLIDGQGGPPRGPVDIVIEKNRITQVAEVGYPGLPINEARRPKGPAREIDAKGMYVMPGLIDLHVHTCGKPKAPDAEYCYKLWLSHGITTVRGVPLGGFEWSASEAKRSSTNEITAPRLVNYQRPGSGKGWTGGQITTPEKAREWVRWAKTQGIDGLKVGAHEPEIMAALMDEAKKLGLGSTAHLQQTGVPNMNAMQAVRLGLGAVTHYYGIFESMYEGTSIQPYPADYNYSDEQWRFGQVARQWSLVKPKSAKWYAFLDTLKKYDATLDPTMTTYMSGRNLMYRRTAEWHEKYTLPSLWDFYTPNRENHGAYFYDWTTWDEVAWRRFYNVWMEFINDYKNMGGRVTPSTDAGFIYNTYGFSYIEELENFQEAGFHPLEVIRGATLHAAQELNKANGKPIEMGLVRPGMLADLAIVGENPINNFKVLYGTGHLRLNDKTGQMERVGGVKWTIKDGIVYDAKKLLDDVAKMVEKQKKERGISKLPAVSMP, encoded by the coding sequence ATGCACTCGCGTTTCACTCGCGCGCTGGTGGGCGTGGTGGGGGCTGCCGTGATGGCGGCGTGGTCCGCGCCGCTCGTGGCGCAGGACGCCGATCCCGCACCCAAGCGGGCGGAGGGTGAGGGGCCGTTCGACAAGCTGATCATCCGTGGCGCGACGCTGATCGACGGGCAGGGGGGGCCGCCGCGCGGGCCGGTGGACATCGTGATCGAGAAGAACCGGATCACGCAGGTGGCGGAAGTCGGGTATCCCGGGCTCCCGATCAACGAGGCGCGTCGCCCCAAGGGGCCGGCGCGCGAGATCGATGCCAAGGGGATGTACGTGATGCCGGGGCTCATCGACCTGCACGTGCACACGTGCGGCAAGCCGAAGGCGCCGGACGCCGAGTACTGCTACAAGCTCTGGCTGTCGCACGGGATCACGACGGTGCGCGGCGTACCGTTAGGCGGCTTCGAGTGGTCGGCGAGCGAGGCCAAGCGGTCGTCCACCAACGAGATCACTGCGCCGCGCCTGGTGAACTACCAGCGCCCGGGGTCGGGGAAGGGGTGGACCGGTGGGCAGATCACGACGCCCGAGAAGGCGCGCGAGTGGGTGCGCTGGGCCAAGACGCAGGGCATCGATGGACTCAAGGTGGGCGCGCACGAGCCGGAGATCATGGCGGCGCTGATGGACGAGGCGAAGAAGCTCGGCCTGGGCTCCACCGCGCACTTGCAGCAGACGGGCGTGCCGAACATGAACGCGATGCAGGCGGTGCGCCTCGGCCTCGGCGCCGTGACGCACTACTACGGCATCTTCGAGTCGATGTACGAGGGGACGTCGATCCAGCCGTATCCGGCCGACTACAACTACTCGGATGAGCAGTGGCGCTTTGGCCAGGTCGCGCGGCAGTGGAGCCTGGTAAAGCCGAAGAGCGCGAAGTGGTATGCGTTCCTCGACACGCTCAAGAAGTACGACGCGACGCTCGACCCGACGATGACGACCTACATGTCGGGGCGGAACCTCATGTACCGTCGCACGGCGGAGTGGCACGAGAAGTACACGCTGCCGTCGTTGTGGGACTTCTACACGCCCAACCGCGAGAACCACGGCGCGTACTTCTACGACTGGACCACCTGGGACGAAGTCGCCTGGCGCCGCTTCTACAACGTGTGGATGGAGTTCATCAACGACTACAAGAACATGGGCGGGCGCGTGACGCCGTCGACGGATGCGGGCTTCATCTACAACACGTACGGCTTCAGCTACATCGAAGAGTTGGAGAACTTCCAGGAGGCCGGCTTCCACCCGCTCGAGGTGATTCGCGGCGCGACGTTGCACGCGGCGCAGGAGCTGAACAAGGCCAACGGCAAGCCGATCGAGATGGGGCTGGTGCGCCCGGGGATGCTGGCCGACCTGGCGATCGTGGGCGAGAACCCGATCAACAACTTCAAGGTGCTGTACGGCACGGGGCACCTGCGCCTCAACGACAAGACGGGGCAGATGGAGCGCGTGGGCGGGGTGAAGTGGACGATCAAGGACGGGATCGTCTATGACGCCAAGAAGCTCCTCGACGACGTGGCCAAGATGGTCGAGAAGCAGAAGAAAGAGCGCGGCATCTCCAAGCTGCCGGCCGTCTCGATGCCCTAG
- a CDS encoding cyanophycinase, with translation MIRAHRIIVLALACAVAACSQATARGANAPATSASPSGRASGERTIAPAAGHLVVVGGGQIVPAIVSRFIELAGGPDAPIVVIPTAGEDSVYPTDWSGLGMFTRAGARNLTIIHTRDRRLAESDSFATLLRRARGVWFPGGRQWRLVDAYLGTRSERELHALLARGGVVGGTSAGASILASYLVRGAREGNTIMMAPGYEQGFGFLRDVAVDQHVGARKRERDLQQVITVHPTLLGLGLDEGTAIVVRGDRAEVMGPGLLYVHNGGESPGTEQPYVTLSAGETLDLRARRRISAAQR, from the coding sequence ATGATCCGCGCGCACCGTATCATCGTCCTTGCACTGGCCTGCGCCGTCGCCGCCTGCTCGCAGGCGACGGCGCGCGGCGCAAACGCCCCCGCGACATCGGCGTCCCCCTCGGGCCGCGCGTCGGGCGAGCGGACCATCGCCCCCGCCGCGGGTCATCTCGTGGTGGTGGGCGGCGGGCAGATCGTCCCGGCCATCGTCTCTCGATTCATCGAACTGGCCGGGGGCCCCGACGCCCCGATCGTCGTCATCCCCACCGCGGGCGAGGACTCCGTGTATCCGACCGACTGGTCGGGACTGGGCATGTTCACCCGGGCGGGGGCGCGCAACCTCACCATCATCCACACGCGCGACCGGCGACTCGCCGAGAGCGACTCGTTCGCGACGCTGCTTCGCCGTGCGCGCGGCGTCTGGTTTCCGGGGGGACGGCAATGGCGACTCGTCGATGCCTACCTCGGCACGCGCTCGGAGCGTGAGTTGCACGCCCTCCTTGCACGTGGCGGCGTCGTCGGCGGGACGTCGGCGGGCGCGTCGATCCTCGCCTCGTACCTCGTGCGGGGCGCGCGCGAGGGGAACACGATCATGATGGCCCCGGGCTACGAGCAGGGCTTCGGCTTTCTGCGCGACGTCGCCGTCGACCAGCACGTGGGGGCCCGCAAGCGCGAGCGCGACCTGCAGCAGGTCATCACGGTGCACCCGACGCTCCTCGGGCTCGGGCTCGACGAAGGGACGGCGATCGTGGTGCGTGGCGACCGCGCCGAGGTGATGGGGCCCGGCCTGCTCTACGTCCACAATGGCGGCGAGTCGCCCGGCACCGAGCAGCCCTACGTCACGCTAAGCGCCGGCGAGACGCTCGACCTGCGCGCACGCCGGCGAATCAGCGCGGCGCAGCGTTAG
- a CDS encoding HAMP domain-containing histidine kinase, which yields MNAAVLLSACVAVLQLGIGILLLPVSRAPGWSGARVFSVIAFSAAGYSAMNITTAYVPLSDGIRAAGARTSFLMAGVFVAAWLVQAYGDRTGRWHRVPIWARWLAGAVVAGGVVSAVTGWSIVPGAFTEIDIAWAGVRYRFATQTALGNATAFLDLAAVLCVGVSYMRRRRESRRNWEYLIGFSVFIGASAVEALVGAGMLDFFFMADIGFLAVVIPMAAETVRRFVQDAQRLAATSTQLTEEIEIRTQERDEAQLAWIEAERQASVGRLAAGVGHEINNPLAYLRLNVELIGEWGREHAAPPDLMESVDSALDGADRIRRVVDALRAYSRQGTGKLAPVAPEAVTQSALRVATHQLRGAEIDLVVDEAPLVMGEEAKLVQVVVNLLLNASQAIAEGATGRRGVITVRVGGDDEGQARISVGDNGPGISREDLRRLTQPYFTTRANAGAMGLGLFLARGVVEQHGGSLHIESTLGAGTTVRVLLPAASEATASALEPVMGRVGAPRADVSTSPARGVVVGH from the coding sequence ATGAACGCAGCCGTCCTTCTCTCCGCCTGTGTCGCCGTGCTCCAGTTGGGCATCGGCATTCTGCTCCTCCCCGTCTCCAGGGCGCCGGGGTGGAGCGGGGCGCGCGTCTTTTCCGTCATCGCGTTCAGCGCGGCGGGCTACAGCGCGATGAACATCACGACGGCGTACGTCCCGCTCTCCGACGGGATACGGGCGGCGGGGGCGCGCACCAGCTTCCTGATGGCCGGCGTCTTTGTCGCGGCGTGGCTGGTGCAGGCGTACGGCGACCGGACCGGGCGCTGGCATCGTGTCCCGATCTGGGCGCGCTGGCTGGCTGGGGCGGTTGTGGCTGGCGGCGTCGTGTCGGCGGTCACCGGGTGGTCCATCGTCCCGGGCGCATTCACGGAGATCGACATCGCCTGGGCCGGGGTCCGCTACCGCTTCGCGACGCAGACGGCCCTCGGCAATGCGACCGCCTTCCTGGATCTGGCGGCGGTGCTCTGCGTGGGCGTCTCGTACATGCGCCGTCGCCGCGAGTCGCGGCGCAACTGGGAGTACCTCATCGGCTTCTCGGTCTTCATCGGGGCGTCGGCGGTCGAGGCGCTCGTCGGCGCCGGAATGCTGGACTTCTTCTTCATGGCCGACATCGGCTTCCTGGCGGTCGTGATCCCCATGGCAGCCGAGACGGTGCGACGCTTCGTCCAGGATGCGCAGCGGCTCGCGGCGACCTCCACGCAGCTGACCGAGGAGATCGAGATCCGCACGCAGGAGCGCGACGAGGCGCAGCTCGCGTGGATCGAGGCGGAGCGCCAAGCGTCGGTCGGGCGTCTGGCGGCGGGAGTGGGACACGAGATCAACAACCCGCTGGCGTATCTCCGACTCAACGTCGAGTTGATCGGCGAGTGGGGGCGCGAGCACGCGGCCCCGCCGGACCTGATGGAATCGGTGGACAGCGCGCTGGATGGCGCGGATCGCATTCGCCGCGTCGTGGACGCCCTGCGTGCGTACTCGAGGCAGGGGACGGGAAAGCTCGCCCCGGTCGCGCCTGAGGCGGTGACGCAGTCGGCGTTGCGGGTGGCCACCCACCAGCTGCGCGGCGCCGAGATCGATCTCGTCGTGGACGAGGCACCGCTCGTGATGGGCGAGGAAGCCAAGCTGGTGCAGGTGGTCGTGAACCTGCTCCTGAACGCCTCGCAGGCGATTGCCGAGGGGGCAACGGGGCGCAGGGGCGTGATCACCGTACGCGTGGGAGGTGACGACGAGGGGCAGGCGCGGATCTCGGTTGGCGACAACGGTCCCGGCATCTCGCGCGAGGACCTCCGCCGCCTGACGCAGCCGTACTTCACAACGCGGGCGAATGCCGGCGCGATGGGGCTCGGGCTCTTTCTCGCGCGCGGCGTCGTGGAGCAGCATGGCGGCTCACTCCACATCGAAAGCACGCTGGGTGCTGGGACGACGGTGCGCGTGCTCCTTCCGGCGGCGAGCGAGGCGACGGCCTCGGCGTTGGAGCCCGTGATGGGGCGCGTCGGGGCCCCACGAGCGGACGTCAGCACATCTCCGGCACGAGGGGTGGTCGTGGGGCATTAA